In one window of Paenarthrobacter nicotinovorans DNA:
- the wecB gene encoding non-hydrolyzing UDP-N-acetylglucosamine 2-epimerase, whose protein sequence is MPIFGTRPEAIKMAPIVRALMESELFECVVTVTGQHREMLDQVNELFGITPDHDLNILQPGQSLTDIMTRTMSGLDSLFAAGKPDAVIVQGDTTTSTAGAIAAFYHGIPVVHVEAGLRSGNLLSPFPEEANRKITSQIASLHLAPTTTSRANLLAEGVAAADIVVTGNSVIDALLTTVDKQVPFSDPALESLAVSGRRILLVTTHRRENQGDAMRGVGRALARIADAEPELTIVLPAHKNPVVREAVLPALEGKPNVLVTEPLAYGEFTRMLSLAHVVLTDSGGVQEEAPSLGKPVLVMRDNTERPEAVEAGTVALIGTDEERIEAEVGRLLHDELHFDAMANAVNPYGDGLAAERTIAAIAELLGVGRRVEEFGMERVG, encoded by the coding sequence ATGCCTATCTTTGGGACCCGGCCGGAAGCCATCAAGATGGCTCCAATTGTCCGTGCACTGATGGAGTCGGAGCTCTTCGAGTGCGTAGTGACGGTCACGGGCCAGCACCGGGAAATGCTGGATCAGGTCAACGAGCTTTTTGGGATCACCCCGGACCACGACCTCAACATTCTTCAGCCGGGCCAGTCCCTCACGGACATCATGACCCGCACCATGAGTGGACTCGACTCCCTGTTTGCTGCTGGAAAGCCGGATGCGGTGATCGTCCAGGGCGACACCACTACCTCCACCGCCGGCGCCATCGCAGCGTTCTATCACGGCATTCCCGTGGTCCACGTGGAGGCCGGCCTTCGCAGCGGTAACCTGCTCTCCCCGTTCCCGGAGGAGGCAAACCGGAAGATCACCAGCCAGATCGCATCCCTGCACCTGGCACCAACCACCACCAGCCGGGCGAACCTGCTGGCCGAGGGTGTTGCTGCAGCTGACATCGTGGTGACTGGCAACTCGGTGATCGACGCATTGCTGACCACCGTGGACAAGCAAGTGCCGTTCTCTGACCCTGCGTTGGAGTCGCTTGCTGTGAGTGGCCGCCGCATTCTTCTGGTCACCACGCACCGCCGCGAGAACCAAGGTGATGCCATGCGCGGAGTGGGCCGGGCCCTTGCCCGGATCGCCGACGCCGAGCCCGAACTGACGATCGTTCTGCCTGCGCACAAGAACCCCGTGGTCCGTGAAGCCGTGTTACCTGCGTTGGAAGGGAAGCCGAACGTTCTGGTTACCGAGCCCTTGGCCTACGGCGAGTTCACCCGCATGCTCTCCCTGGCCCACGTTGTCCTGACCGACTCGGGCGGAGTCCAGGAGGAAGCACCGAGCCTCGGCAAGCCTGTACTGGTGATGCGCGACAACACAGAGCGCCCCGAGGCCGTTGAAGCCGGGACGGTGGCACTGATCGGCACGGATGAAGAGCGGATCGAGGCTGAGGTGGGCCGGCTGCTCCACGATGAGTTGCACTTCGACGCCATGGCGAACGCGGTGAACCCGTATGGGGATGGGCTCGCTGCCGAGCGGACTATTGCCGCTATCGCTGAGCTGCTGGGAGTGGGTCGGCGCGTGGAGGAGTTCGGGATGGAGCGGGTGGGTTAG
- the pdhA gene encoding pyruvate dehydrogenase (acetyl-transferring) E1 component subunit alpha produces MTIHADHSAPETVVEDQAADVRTKFGISVEDYMLPARHQIQMVNPDGTLRPHDEQGTEPGHEYPTPGDSELMAAYEQLVVGRRVNDQNSALVRQGRMAVYPSSHGQEACQVAAAMCLSEGDWLFPTYRDAVAVMTRGVDPVEVMTIFRGDWHGGYDPKEHNVGIQCTPLTTQLLHAVGVAHAAKLRGENTVVMAMCGDGATSEGDFHEALNFAAVFHLPVIFFVQNNKYAISVPLSHQSVAPSLAHKAVGYGMAGERVDGNDLVALLAVMDRAVKLAREGSGPLLIEAHTYRMQAHTNADDATRYRPDSEVAEWQAKDPLTRMKSYLTDKGLLDDAASNRIAEHAEAVATQLREGLGEDIPVQPLDLFKYVFAKPTPQLKEQSDMLASELAREEGAK; encoded by the coding sequence ATGACGATCCACGCAGACCACTCTGCGCCGGAAACGGTTGTAGAGGACCAGGCTGCTGACGTTCGGACAAAATTCGGCATCAGCGTTGAGGACTACATGCTTCCCGCCCGGCACCAGATCCAAATGGTGAACCCGGACGGCACCCTCCGCCCCCATGACGAACAAGGCACCGAACCCGGCCACGAGTACCCCACGCCCGGCGACTCTGAACTGATGGCCGCCTACGAGCAGCTCGTCGTCGGACGCCGCGTCAACGACCAGAACTCGGCGCTCGTCCGGCAGGGCCGCATGGCCGTCTACCCCTCAAGCCACGGCCAGGAAGCCTGCCAGGTGGCAGCTGCCATGTGCCTCAGCGAAGGTGACTGGCTGTTCCCCACCTACCGCGACGCCGTCGCCGTCATGACCCGCGGGGTAGACCCCGTAGAGGTGATGACCATCTTCCGCGGCGACTGGCACGGTGGATACGACCCCAAAGAGCACAACGTCGGCATCCAGTGCACCCCGCTGACCACCCAGCTGCTGCACGCCGTGGGCGTTGCCCATGCCGCCAAGCTGCGCGGTGAAAACACGGTAGTGATGGCCATGTGCGGCGACGGCGCCACCAGCGAAGGTGACTTCCACGAGGCACTGAACTTCGCCGCTGTCTTCCACCTGCCCGTCATCTTCTTCGTGCAAAACAACAAGTACGCCATCTCCGTACCGCTCAGCCACCAGTCCGTGGCGCCGTCGCTGGCCCACAAGGCTGTCGGCTACGGCATGGCAGGTGAGCGCGTTGACGGCAACGACCTCGTCGCGCTGCTCGCCGTGATGGACCGGGCGGTGAAGCTGGCCCGCGAAGGTTCCGGCCCGCTGCTGATAGAGGCTCACACGTACCGCATGCAGGCCCACACCAACGCCGACGACGCCACCCGCTACCGTCCCGACAGCGAAGTCGCCGAATGGCAGGCCAAGGATCCGTTGACCCGCATGAAGTCCTACCTGACGGACAAGGGCCTGTTGGACGACGCCGCCAGCAACCGCATCGCCGAGCACGCGGAAGCCGTCGCCACCCAGCTCCGCGAAGGCCTGGGCGAGGACATCCCGGTGCAGCCCCTGGACCTCTTCAAGTACGTCTTCGCCAAGCCCACGCCGCAGTTGAAGGAGCAGTCAGACATGCTCGCCAGTGAACTTGCCCGCGAGGAGGGCGCAAAATGA
- a CDS encoding Lrp/AsnC family transcriptional regulator — MSEAEAEQTAVPLDSVDRDIIRELTTDGRMSITQVAENVHISRAHAYSRIARLTGEGVLTKFTALVDPIKAGLRSSAYVTLKVQQHSWRELKEQLRAIPEIHHIALVGGDFDVILLVRATDNIHLRRVIFDQLQSMEGILDTQTFLVFEDVDTR, encoded by the coding sequence ATGAGCGAGGCCGAGGCGGAGCAGACCGCCGTGCCGCTGGACAGTGTGGACCGCGACATCATCCGCGAGCTCACCACGGACGGGCGCATGTCCATCACGCAGGTGGCCGAGAACGTGCACATCAGCCGCGCCCACGCGTATTCCCGCATTGCGCGGCTCACTGGCGAGGGCGTGCTGACCAAGTTCACGGCCCTGGTGGATCCGATCAAAGCCGGCTTGCGATCGTCCGCGTATGTGACGTTGAAGGTGCAGCAGCATTCCTGGCGGGAGTTGAAGGAACAGCTGCGGGCCATCCCGGAGATCCACCACATTGCCTTGGTGGGCGGCGACTTCGACGTCATCCTCCTGGTCCGCGCCACCGACAACATCCACCTCCGCCGCGTGATCTTCGATCAGCTGCAGTCCATGGAGGGCATCCTGGATACCCAGACTTTCCTGGTGTTCGAAGACGTCGATACCCGGTGA
- the galE gene encoding UDP-glucose 4-epimerase GalE, with translation MKVLVTGGAGYIGSHTVLCLLQQGHEVVVLDNLSNSSQESLKRVERLTGGTILFECVELLDAGAVESVLNRGDFDAVVHFAGLKAVGESVADPLTYYETNIVGTINLLRGMQKAGVRRLVFSSSATVYGNSENVPLTEKLPLDATNPYGRTKEQIEDILSDLCAADPSWGVALLRYFNPVGAHESGLIGESPRGVPNNLLPYVAQVAVGLREKVFVFGADYPTHDGTGVRDYIHVMDLAEGHLAALNHVSNNCGAFKWNLGTGRGSSVLDVIKAFSTAAERTIRYEVVARRPGDAAISYADASAALADLGWSARRDLAQMCEDHWRWQSSNPNGYSQ, from the coding sequence ATGAAGGTACTGGTCACCGGCGGCGCCGGATACATTGGGTCGCACACCGTCCTTTGCTTGCTCCAACAGGGCCACGAAGTGGTTGTGCTGGACAATCTTTCCAACTCAAGCCAAGAGTCCTTGAAAAGAGTTGAACGTCTGACCGGGGGGACCATACTCTTCGAATGTGTCGAGCTATTGGATGCCGGCGCTGTCGAGTCTGTCCTCAATCGGGGTGATTTTGACGCCGTAGTTCACTTTGCAGGGCTGAAAGCTGTAGGAGAATCGGTTGCTGATCCCCTCACTTACTACGAGACAAACATCGTTGGAACAATCAACCTTCTTCGAGGAATGCAGAAGGCTGGTGTCCGTAGGCTCGTCTTCAGTTCGTCGGCGACTGTTTATGGAAATTCTGAGAATGTTCCACTTACTGAGAAATTGCCCTTGGATGCGACCAATCCATATGGCCGCACCAAGGAACAGATTGAGGACATCTTAAGCGATCTGTGCGCAGCAGATCCCAGCTGGGGCGTGGCACTTCTTCGCTATTTCAATCCTGTCGGAGCCCACGAGTCGGGACTCATCGGAGAATCGCCACGAGGAGTGCCCAATAACCTCTTGCCCTACGTTGCTCAAGTTGCAGTGGGGCTGCGGGAGAAAGTGTTCGTTTTCGGCGCCGACTATCCAACTCATGATGGCACTGGTGTCCGTGACTACATACACGTGATGGATCTCGCCGAGGGGCATCTTGCCGCTCTGAACCACGTATCCAACAATTGCGGTGCTTTCAAGTGGAACTTGGGAACGGGGCGAGGCTCTTCTGTGCTGGACGTAATCAAAGCGTTCAGCACGGCAGCTGAACGGACTATCCGGTACGAAGTAGTAGCGCGGAGGCCCGGTGATGCCGCTATCAGCTATGCGGATGCTTCAGCAGCCTTAGCTGACCTTGGGTGGTCGGCACGGCGTGATTTGGCGCAGATGTGCGAGGATCACTGGCGCTGGCAGTCGTCTAACCCGAACGGGTACTCCCAGTAG
- a CDS encoding YdcF family protein, which translates to MTFQRKVIWTVVAAMLAGLLWLMAAYQLFHNPPHATPQRTDAIVVLGGMSSERLPEGLALREQLDIPDLVVVTTGLPANAGSDQFCEAHDGDAHLDCFRPDPLNTRGEAAHLRDLAAERGWKSVTVVTSDYHLLRAGTLMKQCIAADVHMVGTKPRLSHAGWLWRFVVETGGLFDVWLRPEC; encoded by the coding sequence GTGACGTTCCAGCGAAAAGTCATCTGGACGGTTGTTGCTGCCATGCTCGCAGGGCTGTTGTGGCTGATGGCTGCCTACCAGCTCTTCCACAACCCGCCCCACGCCACTCCCCAGCGGACCGACGCGATTGTGGTGTTGGGCGGCATGAGCAGCGAACGCCTCCCGGAGGGCTTGGCTTTGCGGGAGCAGTTGGACATTCCGGACCTGGTGGTGGTCACCACGGGATTGCCCGCCAACGCCGGTTCGGATCAGTTTTGTGAAGCGCACGACGGCGATGCTCACCTTGACTGCTTCCGCCCGGATCCGCTGAACACCAGGGGTGAAGCCGCCCATCTGCGGGACCTTGCCGCGGAGCGCGGCTGGAAGTCGGTGACTGTGGTGACGTCCGACTATCACCTGCTCCGGGCAGGCACCTTGATGAAGCAATGCATAGCCGCTGACGTGCACATGGTGGGCACCAAACCCCGGCTCTCCCACGCCGGTTGGCTGTGGCGCTTCGTGGTGGAAACAGGTGGGCTGTTCGATGTCTGGCTACGCCCTGAATGCTAA